The genomic stretch TTTCTGGCTTAGAGGATGCTCGCTATCTTGCTACCGCCATTGCAGAAAAATACAACTTATCGGTTGAAGCAGCGCTTTTTGTACATGTCATTGGTGCATTCACCTTTGAAGGCGGGAAAGGTAAAAAAGGATTTATGTTTGGAACGGGGTACAAGCGGCAGGAAAATGGCAGGCTGACTACCCCTGCTTGGCGATTGGTCTCGGTCGAGGATTTAGTGGAATATACCGATCGGCAGTATCGTCTGGCCTTGGCACGATAATTGCGTATGAGTAATAATGATAATCTCCTGAGTTTTAAAGACCTCGTGGTTCTTGTTAAGAGCCAGAGGTTTTTTTATGTGTTTCAGGGTTGTAGGAAAAGGTTTAATTTGCTTGCCCAAAATTTTGGGGTGTTTGTCGAAAAGAAAGTCCATTTTATCGAATGAAACTGAAAAGTACTTCATATAATGGGTAAACTGGAACACCACCAGAAAATGTCCTCCATACCTTCATATATATTATTGATAGCCATGAAAAAACAATTTACGCCCCCCAAAAAAAAGTCTAACAGCCCTCGGGTGAGCAGCGGGTGGTTGGGCTGGCTCTTTGTCTTGTTCTTCTTGTCTGGCGGTACTGCAACTTTTGCCCAATCCTCGCTTTCGATAGCGAAACGGGCCAATGTGAGTAGTGTGCCTTCTGGACAAACGTTTTATTATACCGTTCAATATGCTTGCTCCAGTCCTACGACGCCTTGTAATGATGTTGTGGTACGGGATTCACTTGCTGCGGGCTTGACCTATTTAGGAAATGTTGGTTCGGTGCATACTACCTCCTCTTCTTACAACAGCACCAGCCGAATCGTTACATTTAACTTTGGTACTTTGGCATCGGGTTCTACGGGTGAGTTACAGATAACGGTGAAGTTTCCCGAAGGAACCACGCCAAACGGTACAGTGGTCAAGAACCGGGCAGCCATTTTTGCCACGAATGCCGCGACGGTAACCAGTAACACCGTTTCTGTGACGGCCACGGCAGTCTCGAAATGGGAAGTGGACAAACAAATTACCACTTCTTCCTTTATAGATTTTGATGTTTCGTACAAAGTTGCTCTTTGCAGTCCGAATGCTGGAAACCTAGGCGGATTAAACCTTCAAAACGCCCGCTTAGTAGATACCTTGCCGCTGAATGCCGTTTTTGTTTCTGCGAGTAATAGCGGGGTGTATGACGCCATAAATAGGACGGTCACTTGGAATTTGGGCAGTATTGGCGTGACCAATGGTGGATGTACGAGTCGTACTGTAACGGTACAATACCCCAGTACTGTTTTCTCTAATGGTCAAACGGTGGTGAACCGTGTAGAAGGCTTTGGAACCCCATACGGTCTTTCGGATCAATCCTTGGGGACAGATCAAGTGAGCCATGTTCTATCCGGATTTGTCCCATCTACAGGCAGTACACTGAATAAATATGTGGACTTTGGTGAAAAGGTGGTGGGTCAGGTTGCCTCTTATACGTTTAACCTTAAAAATAGCAGCAATGTAGCGGTCAATGACTTTGTGTTGGAAGATGCGATTCCAGTGGCCCTTGATGTTACCGAAATTACTTCTGGTGGCTATCCATCTGCTGCGCCAGTCAATATTTGGTATAAAACCAACCTCAATAGCAGCTATGCCTTAGTTCCGGGAAGCCCCTTTAGTAGCAATAGCACCGTTTTGGTTTCTGCCATGGGGCTGGGGAGTTCTGAAGTAATTACCCATCTGAAATGGGATTGGGGAACAGTAGCTGTTGGGTTTGCTCCTTCGTCCACGGCGCTTCGTCCTGGTCTTAAAGCGACCTTGCTTGCGACCGACCGGAACGGAAATGCGGTAAATACGGGAAGCATCGTACAAAATTGTGGTTCCTTGGGTTTTGTGTATAATGGTAATGTCACCAACCGAAACGCCTGCGTAAATGTGGAAGTCATAGACCCTATGGCTCGTCCTTATCCTTACAAAGAGGAAACGACAACTGGCCCTTACCTTCCGGGTAGTACCGTTGGATACCGTTTGCGGGTACGGAACTATGGATTGGCCACCCACAAATTAGACAAGCCCGTCCTGATGGATTTATTACCGGAAAGCCAAGTTTTTGTGGATGGCTCTTGGACATATGATGCCGGAAACGCTGGAATGGCCGCTCCAGTATTTGAGAAACTGGAAAACTATGCCGGAAGTGGCAGGACGTTGCTACGTTGGAGTTGGACCGATGCCGTTCCCGTGGATGCAGCAGCATATATTTCGTTTAATGCACAAGTGAAACCCGGAACGATTTATGGGGCATTGCCTAATAAAGTACAGCTCACTTCTAATGTGGGAAATGTACGTTGTCCGGCAACCAAAGAAACCGATACGCTTGACCTGGATGGTGATGGAAGCAAAAGTGATCAAATTTGCAATTATACCCATACCATCCAGATCCAAGGGGTCCCCGCGCTTTCTGCGAATAAATTGGTGAAAGGCGAATATGATGATGATTTTCATAAGTATCCCGAAGTTGGGGTTTCTACGCCTGGCGGCACGGCCGATTATTTGTTGCAGGTGAAAAACGAGGGCAATGTTCCAATGAACGAAGCCGTGCTCATAGATGTACTTCCGGCCATTGGTGACCAATTAGTGACCACAAAAGATGAACGCAAGAGCGAATGGCGGCCCAATTTGATTGGTGCGGTAGCGGCTCCAAAAGGGGTGACGGTTTATTATAGTACCGTTGCAAACCCTTGTACCGAAGAATTGGGGACTTCTAAGCCGGACTGCGAAAAGCCTGAGTGGCGTACTGAACTTCCTGAAGATATTACGAGTGTGCGGGCCTTGAAATTCGACTTTGCCAAGGTGGAAATTGGTCTGAACGAAACGCTAACCCTGTCTTGGCCGATGCGTGTTCCTGCTGGTGCACCCACCGAAGGCGAAGTGGCTTGGAACTCCTTTGCTTATACGGCAACCCGTGCCGATAATGGTTCCCGCCTCCTTGCCGCCGAGCCAACGAAAGTGGGTATTGCCTTGAAGCCCATCAAAGGCATTGCAATCGGTAGTTTCTTTTGGTTGGACGAAGACCGCGACGGTGTACAAGGTGAAAAAGAAAGTGGGCTAAACGGGGTCAAAGTAACGCTTATACATCCGGGTGGTGACGAAAAACCGGGAACCGAAGACGATAAAGAGGTAGCCTTTAGTTATACGGGCGACGACCAAAAAGGCCGTCCGGGATATTACCTCTTTCCAAATGTAGAAGAAGGAATTTATGCCCTCCGCTTCGACCTCCCAAAGGGCTTTCGCTTCACCAAGATGGATGCGGAAAACGATGAGATAGACTCCGACATCAATCCGGAATCTGGGTACACCGAAGTCTTCAAGGCATCTGGTGCTTCGGTACTGAATATGAATGGTGGTGCTTGGAAAGCCAAAGCAGACCTTGCGTTGAAAAAAGGGGTGGATAATCCGATTGCACAAAGTGGCCAAAACGTGACCTATTATATCGTGGTAGTAAATGACGGCCCAGATGATGCGACCAATGTGACCGTTCACGACCCGCTTCACAGTTCGCTTACGTACATTGCTAGCGGTACTTCGCAAGGCGCCTACAACCCAAGTACGGGTGAGTGGAATATCGGAACCCTGCCCGTTGGTGGACAAGCCGAGCTAAAGATTGAGGTACAACTTGGCAAAGAATGTCTGGTTTATAACATTGCACAGGTTACTGGTAGCGATGCTCTCGACCCAGATTCTACTCCCAATAACTATGTTGGTATATTTGATGAAGATGATGTAGATGTGGCAGTTGTGAATGGTTGTTCGTTCTCTTCGGGCGGTAATAATGGCGGCTTGGAGTCGAATGGCAATCTTGCCAGTGCAATTGCCACCCGAAACTTCAACCGTGCCCACTTACCGGGTGTCGAAACAGAATATGGCCCGTTTAACCGTCATACCGAAAAACAGCTAAACAAACGGGATGCCCTGGGGGTTATTTTGGACGTGATTCCGCAGGAAGGACCCTTGAAAAGCAGTTCCATTGTCACTACACCGAAAGATCTGCAAGGGATTACTAATGCCACCAGCTTCTTTGCAGTGGACTATATGTACACCGACCAACGCCGCGTAGGGGCCATCTTGGCCAATACCACCCCAGACGGTTACACATACGAGCACACAAAAGCCATTTGTGATCGCCTGAACGGGGCAACGCTCGAAGAAATGACCACCGTAAACATCATGGGACAACCTTTCCAAATGGTCACGTTGCGTCATCCAGACGGAGCTGTGGACTATGCTTCTTGGTTTGTGGTGTATCAGACAGTAGATGGTTTTCAGGTAGAAAATCAGTTCCGCCGTGCCGGATATAAGCCCATACAAACCGGAAATGAAATCCTGAACTTCCAGGTTTGGTCGGTGGTACCCCAATTTACCAAAGGACTTGTAGAGGAAATTTTGGTGGCATTACAAAAACGTGGTAGTCTAAACTGGACGGGTAACCTTCCACAAATGCCAAAAGTATATGTTCGGAAAGCACAATATGCTTCTGGAAAAATGAATCTGGAAGTGGTGAACTTGGCTGGTGCCAGTAGTATGACCTTTAATGGCACGCAAGCCCGTACCGAAAGTGGTGATCGTGTGCCCTTCTCTCAATTGGTTTCGCTGACCAATACCGAGCCGGGAAGTGTGGAGTGGTTGGAAGTTCCGGTTAACGCCTTGTATGACATTGGTTTCTCCATTAGCAACGAAGTAGATACTGCCACCGATGAGTTGTATCTGGCAGATGGACCGTGGGGGGCGAGTGCCGATCCTGCGGGCGCACAAGTTGCCCGGTTCTTGGTTAAGTCGGTAGATGCGGCCAATACCAGTGCGGACGTTTATACGGTAGATCGCGCCGTTGAAATTAGCGGTCAGGTTAAAACGTGGGTGGCTGTTTTTCGGAGTTTACAACCCAACCAACGTCCGACCAATTTGGGCGCTTTCAATACCTTGCGGTTCAAGGCGAAGGGCGCAGCCAACCTAAAAGTGGTTTTGGAAAAAGCAGGCATCAAAACGTGGGACCAATACGCAACGCGCGTCAGTCTTTCGGAAAACGAAGCGGTCTATGAATTGCCCTTCCCATCCTTCCGCGTTGCAGATGGAACAGGAAGGTTCCGTGCCGATGATGTAACCCAGTTGGTATTCTATGTGGAAGGCAATGGCCAGGCCAGTCAAGCCTTTGACCTAAGCATCTCGGATGTACAATTTGTCTCCGGAACAAGTGTTGCAGCAGAGAATGAGGCCCAGCCAACAACGTTTGCCTTGGATCAGAACTACCCGAATCCGTTCAATCCGAGTACAAACATCCGTTTCACCCTGCCTGAGTCAGGTAAGGTTGCGCTTAAGGTATATGACATGCTGGGACGTCAGGTGGCGACCTTGGTAAACAACGAGCTTCGTACAGCGGGCGTCCATACCATTACCTTCGATGCAGCCAATTTACCGAGTGGAACCTATGTGTACCGCCTCGAAGTGGCCGGACAAGCGGCCATTACCCGCAAAATGATCTTCGTAAAGTAACAGACGACCTCTTCCGCCTATAATAAAGGCCGCTTCCGAGCATGGGGGCGGCCTTGTTTGTAAGCATAGGTTTGTAATTTCGTCATAAATAGTGGGCATGGTTGGCGTATATTCCGAAAGTACCCTTTCTAACAAAAATAAACGGTTATGATCTCTTTATACCGCCTCTTTTTGGTTATTCTTCTCCTCGTTGTCTCAAACAACGGGTTTTCGGTTGCCCAAAAAAACACCTTTAAAATAGCCTTTGGCTCATGTGGAAGCGAGGAACACCCTCTACCGATCTTCGACGTGGTGGTTAAACATAAGCCCGATGTATTTGTTTTTCTTGGAGATAATATCTATGGTGATACCAAGGACATGAACGAACTGCGGACGAAATATGGCAAATTGGCCGCCAAGCCTACTTTTCAGCACTTAAAACGGAATACCAAAATATTGGCCACATGGGACGATCATGACTTTGGCTGGAACGATATTGGCAGGCATTACCCCTTTAAAAAAGAATCCAAAGACATCTTTCTGACCTTTTTTGAGGAGCCGAAAGACTCGCCGAGGCGGCAACATGAAGGCATTTATACCTCGTATTACTACAAACAGAAAGGAAAAATCCTTCAAGTGATTCTTTTAGACAACCGAACCTTCCGTGACGATGTATTGCCTTATAATGGAGAGTTCAAAGACGATAAACGATATTTTTATTCCCTCGACTATGCCCCTTATACCAAGCCGGATTCTACATTTTTGGGCGAGGCGCAATGGAAGTGGTTAGAGGCCGAGTTGCAAAAACCTGCTGATGTGCGGATTGTTGGGAGTGGGTCGCAATTTGGCATCGAATACAATGGCTACGAGGCTTGGGCGAATTTCCCCCATGAACAAAAGCGGTTTTTGGAGTTGATCCGAAAAACACGCGCAAATGGGGTCTTGTTTATCACTGGAGACGTTCACTACGCCGAAATATCAAAACTACAGGAACCCAATCTATACCCTATCTACGACGTTACGTCGAGCGGCTTGTCTTCTACTTGGCATTTTGCTACGCCGAACCGAAATCGCATTGAAGGGCCAGTGATGGAAAATCATTTTGGACTCATTACCATAGATTGGGCTGCAAAAGATCCGATAATCCGGATGGAAGTGATTGATGTAACCAATAATCAACGCTTTGAGCACACCATCCGTTTGAGCGAAATTTCATTTAAATCAAAATGACACGCTGTGTTGCGATCAGGAAACGCTGGATGATCCACGAAGACATTGTAAGACCAATGTTCTTATCTGGTAGTCATTGTGTTACATGAAAAATGAGCCTCCCATTGCTTCACAGCATCTTGCCGGATTCTTCTTGGTTGCCAAACAGGACTTTGGGCAGAAATTGGTCATTGGATAGCGGTTTCTTGGGTATGGACAGCTTAACTTGTAGGGTTCATTAAAAAATGCTCTTGTCACCAAGTAGAAGCGTCGTGTTTAAGCCCAAACTCTTTACCATCTTCCATACGTTTAATCGGGAACAACTCACCAAAGACATCATTGCGGGTATTGTCGTGGGCATCTTGGCCCTGCCTCTCTCCATTGCCTTCGCCATTGCTTCGGGCGTTTCGCCGGATAAAGGCTTGTTTACGGCCATTATTGCTGGATTCTTGGTATCCTTTTTGGGTGGAAGCCGTGTTCAGATCGGTGGGCCTACCGGGGCTTTTATTGTGATCGTCTATGGCATCGTACAACAGTATGGCATAGATGGGCTAACGGTTGCCACCATTATGGCTGGGTTGATGCTCGTAGTGATGGGATTTGCGCGTTTGGGTCAGGTGATTAAGTTTATTCCTTATCCGCTCATTGTAGGCTTCACAACTGGAATTG from Bacteroidetes Order II. bacterium encodes the following:
- a CDS encoding DUF11 domain-containing protein, producing the protein MKKQFTPPKKKSNSPRVSSGWLGWLFVLFFLSGGTATFAQSSLSIAKRANVSSVPSGQTFYYTVQYACSSPTTPCNDVVVRDSLAAGLTYLGNVGSVHTTSSSYNSTSRIVTFNFGTLASGSTGELQITVKFPEGTTPNGTVVKNRAAIFATNAATVTSNTVSVTATAVSKWEVDKQITTSSFIDFDVSYKVALCSPNAGNLGGLNLQNARLVDTLPLNAVFVSASNSGVYDAINRTVTWNLGSIGVTNGGCTSRTVTVQYPSTVFSNGQTVVNRVEGFGTPYGLSDQSLGTDQVSHVLSGFVPSTGSTLNKYVDFGEKVVGQVASYTFNLKNSSNVAVNDFVLEDAIPVALDVTEITSGGYPSAAPVNIWYKTNLNSSYALVPGSPFSSNSTVLVSAMGLGSSEVITHLKWDWGTVAVGFAPSSTALRPGLKATLLATDRNGNAVNTGSIVQNCGSLGFVYNGNVTNRNACVNVEVIDPMARPYPYKEETTTGPYLPGSTVGYRLRVRNYGLATHKLDKPVLMDLLPESQVFVDGSWTYDAGNAGMAAPVFEKLENYAGSGRTLLRWSWTDAVPVDAAAYISFNAQVKPGTIYGALPNKVQLTSNVGNVRCPATKETDTLDLDGDGSKSDQICNYTHTIQIQGVPALSANKLVKGEYDDDFHKYPEVGVSTPGGTADYLLQVKNEGNVPMNEAVLIDVLPAIGDQLVTTKDERKSEWRPNLIGAVAAPKGVTVYYSTVANPCTEELGTSKPDCEKPEWRTELPEDITSVRALKFDFAKVEIGLNETLTLSWPMRVPAGAPTEGEVAWNSFAYTATRADNGSRLLAAEPTKVGIALKPIKGIAIGSFFWLDEDRDGVQGEKESGLNGVKVTLIHPGGDEKPGTEDDKEVAFSYTGDDQKGRPGYYLFPNVEEGIYALRFDLPKGFRFTKMDAENDEIDSDINPESGYTEVFKASGASVLNMNGGAWKAKADLALKKGVDNPIAQSGQNVTYYIVVVNDGPDDATNVTVHDPLHSSLTYIASGTSQGAYNPSTGEWNIGTLPVGGQAELKIEVQLGKECLVYNIAQVTGSDALDPDSTPNNYVGIFDEDDVDVAVVNGCSFSSGGNNGGLESNGNLASAIATRNFNRAHLPGVETEYGPFNRHTEKQLNKRDALGVILDVIPQEGPLKSSSIVTTPKDLQGITNATSFFAVDYMYTDQRRVGAILANTTPDGYTYEHTKAICDRLNGATLEEMTTVNIMGQPFQMVTLRHPDGAVDYASWFVVYQTVDGFQVENQFRRAGYKPIQTGNEILNFQVWSVVPQFTKGLVEEILVALQKRGSLNWTGNLPQMPKVYVRKAQYASGKMNLEVVNLAGASSMTFNGTQARTESGDRVPFSQLVSLTNTEPGSVEWLEVPVNALYDIGFSISNEVDTATDELYLADGPWGASADPAGAQVARFLVKSVDAANTSADVYTVDRAVEISGQVKTWVAVFRSLQPNQRPTNLGAFNTLRFKAKGAANLKVVLEKAGIKTWDQYATRVSLSENEAVYELPFPSFRVADGTGRFRADDVTQLVFYVEGNGQASQAFDLSISDVQFVSGTSVAAENEAQPTTFALDQNYPNPFNPSTNIRFTLPESGKVALKVYDMLGRQVATLVNNELRTAGVHTITFDAANLPSGTYVYRLEVAGQAAITRKMIFVK
- a CDS encoding alkaline phosphatase family protein: MISLYRLFLVILLLVVSNNGFSVAQKNTFKIAFGSCGSEEHPLPIFDVVVKHKPDVFVFLGDNIYGDTKDMNELRTKYGKLAAKPTFQHLKRNTKILATWDDHDFGWNDIGRHYPFKKESKDIFLTFFEEPKDSPRRQHEGIYTSYYYKQKGKILQVILLDNRTFRDDVLPYNGEFKDDKRYFYSLDYAPYTKPDSTFLGEAQWKWLEAELQKPADVRIVGSGSQFGIEYNGYEAWANFPHEQKRFLELIRKTRANGVLFITGDVHYAEISKLQEPNLYPIYDVTSSGLSSTWHFATPNRNRIEGPVMENHFGLITIDWAAKDPIIRMEVIDVTNNQRFEHTIRLSEISFKSK